Proteins encoded by one window of Roseibium sp. Sym1:
- a CDS encoding type I secretion system permease/ATPase has translation MPERIDQSGSNPLADAIRRSRATFAAVGVFSCAVNILMLTGPLFMLQVYDRVLASRSVPTLVALFALVAALYLFLGTFDLIRTRALSRIGYRLDVQLSALANKIWIFSGLAKGRIKSRPINDLSTLRQFLCSNGLPSLFDLPWVPFYLAIVYLLHVWLGLLATAGAVVVISATIVNEFITRKPIGEASGWELRDAVFADGGNRNAEAIVAMGMTSRVTEHWQKLRTVALARAQEGGGRSEVITALTKAVRMLVQSGMLALGAYLAIYQEISPGTMIAASILGGRALAPVDAAVANWKNFIRSRQAYGRLSALMARGNDRHEPVQLPVPKGRLSVSNLVKLSPAADAGQTDRRPILQGLHFDLEPGDGLGVIGPSASGKSSLARLLVGVWMPDKGSVRLDGAAFDQWDRDELGKYIGYLPQSMELLPGTIRQNIARFDEEVTDEDVVAAAKLAAVHDLILALPDGYSTDLSNGMQVLSGGQVQRIGLARAVLRTPPLVVLDEPNSNLDTDGDEALSGAIAALRNAGSCVVVMAHRPSAIDAVNKVLMLRNGQQVEFGDKQDVLQKVIRPSLPQGEQAPARPGAGTRKVLKPTSRKRA, from the coding sequence ATGCCCGAACGTATCGATCAATCCGGCAGCAATCCGTTGGCAGATGCAATCAGGCGGTCGCGGGCAACGTTCGCGGCCGTCGGCGTGTTTTCCTGCGCCGTCAATATCCTGATGCTGACCGGTCCGCTGTTCATGCTCCAGGTCTATGACCGGGTGCTCGCGAGCCGTTCGGTTCCGACACTCGTCGCGCTTTTTGCGCTGGTGGCCGCTCTCTATCTCTTCCTGGGGACTTTCGATCTCATCCGGACCAGGGCCTTGTCGCGGATCGGATACCGGCTCGATGTTCAACTGTCGGCTCTCGCCAACAAGATCTGGATCTTTTCGGGACTGGCAAAAGGCAGGATCAAATCCCGGCCCATAAACGATCTGAGTACATTGCGTCAGTTCCTGTGTTCGAACGGGCTGCCGTCGCTCTTCGATCTGCCCTGGGTGCCCTTCTATCTGGCGATTGTCTACCTGTTGCATGTGTGGCTGGGATTGCTGGCAACGGCCGGCGCGGTGGTGGTGATTTCAGCGACAATCGTCAACGAATTCATCACCCGCAAACCGATTGGCGAAGCGTCCGGCTGGGAGCTCAGGGACGCGGTCTTTGCTGATGGCGGCAACCGGAACGCCGAGGCAATTGTCGCCATGGGGATGACAAGCCGGGTCACGGAACATTGGCAGAAACTCCGCACCGTGGCCCTGGCCAGGGCCCAGGAAGGCGGTGGACGGTCCGAGGTCATCACGGCGTTGACCAAGGCGGTGCGCATGCTTGTTCAATCCGGCATGCTGGCCCTGGGTGCCTATCTCGCGATCTACCAGGAAATATCGCCCGGAACGATGATCGCCGCATCCATACTCGGCGGCCGTGCCCTGGCGCCGGTCGATGCCGCCGTAGCCAACTGGAAGAACTTCATTCGTTCCCGTCAGGCCTACGGCAGATTGTCGGCGCTCATGGCGCGTGGCAATGATCGGCACGAACCTGTTCAACTGCCGGTTCCGAAGGGACGTCTGTCGGTTTCGAACCTGGTCAAACTCTCGCCTGCCGCGGACGCCGGTCAGACCGACCGGCGCCCGATCCTGCAGGGCCTTCATTTCGATCTGGAGCCGGGCGACGGCCTGGGCGTGATCGGACCAAGTGCCTCCGGCAAAAGCTCGCTCGCGCGGCTCCTGGTCGGCGTATGGATGCCCGACAAGGGCTCCGTGCGGCTGGACGGGGCCGCATTCGACCAATGGGACCGGGACGAACTCGGCAAATATATCGGTTACCTGCCGCAATCGATGGAGCTTTTGCCGGGGACAATCCGGCAGAACATTGCCCGCTTCGACGAGGAGGTCACGGATGAAGATGTCGTTGCGGCGGCGAAACTCGCCGCTGTGCACGATCTGATCCTTGCCTTGCCGGACGGGTATTCAACCGACCTTTCAAACGGAATGCAGGTGCTGTCCGGCGGCCAGGTGCAACGGATCGGTCTTGCCCGCGCCGTGTTGAGAACACCGCCCCTGGTCGTGCTGGACGAACCCAACTCCAATCTCGACACCGACGGCGACGAGGCGTTGAGCGGTGCGATCGCGGCGTTACGAAACGCGGGGAGCTGTGTTGTCGTCATGGCGCACAGACCCAGCGCCATTGACGCGGTCAACAAGGTCCTCATGCTTCGGAACGGCCAGCAGGTTGAATTCGGAGACAAGCAGGACGTGCTTCAGAAAGTCATCCGGCCAAGTCTGCCACAAGGCGAGCAAGCTCCGGCGCGCCCCGGGGCCGGCACCAGGAAGGTCCTGAAACCAACGTCCAGGAAGCGGGCATAG
- a CDS encoding HlyD family type I secretion periplasmic adaptor subunit produces MHQSSDTEVKTSTGRIVGTGLALILFLFVAGGAWAAFTNLSGAVIATGQVVVLGKPKTVQHLDGGIVDRIRVDDGDRVEKGDLLIRLDDTLLKANLKIYENRLREGVAQRARLVAERDELNAVRWDDGILELLEVDIIPAVKTGQRKLFEARRITREGQISQLREKVHQFENQIAGMEALKTSKRTQLGFLDQELDSIRTLNEKGLSPKSQLMALERQREDIIGQIAERDAELARIQNAISETEIQILQIEREFRQTVLTELRQVEQEVNDMTQQLHATLEQLSRVEITAPVAGIVHELSVFTIGGVIGPGDPVLQLIPQDGHFEIEANVEPQFVDEIHAGQLSKLRFSAFNQRTTPEIDGSVKTVSPNVVVNEQTGQSFYKVRIAIPETELARLNGHTLISGMPVEAFIRTKDRTALNYLTKPLMDQINRAFREE; encoded by the coding sequence ATGCACCAGTCCAGCGATACCGAGGTCAAGACGTCCACCGGCCGAATTGTGGGTACCGGGCTGGCGCTCATTTTGTTTCTGTTTGTCGCCGGCGGAGCATGGGCTGCCTTCACCAACCTTTCGGGAGCCGTCATCGCCACGGGGCAGGTCGTTGTCCTCGGAAAACCCAAAACCGTCCAGCATCTGGACGGCGGCATCGTGGACAGGATCCGGGTCGATGACGGAGACCGTGTCGAAAAGGGCGACCTGCTCATCCGTCTCGACGACACCTTGCTGAAGGCAAATCTCAAGATCTACGAGAACCGGTTGCGGGAAGGTGTCGCGCAGCGCGCGAGACTTGTCGCCGAACGGGACGAATTGAACGCGGTCCGGTGGGATGACGGCATTCTGGAACTCCTGGAGGTCGACATCATTCCCGCGGTGAAGACGGGACAGCGGAAACTCTTCGAGGCCCGGCGCATCACCCGGGAAGGGCAGATTTCACAGCTGCGGGAGAAAGTCCATCAATTCGAGAACCAGATCGCCGGGATGGAGGCGCTCAAGACATCCAAGCGCACCCAGCTCGGTTTTCTGGACCAGGAACTCGACAGCATCCGCACCCTGAATGAAAAGGGGCTGTCGCCCAAGTCGCAGTTGATGGCGCTTGAGCGGCAACGGGAAGACATTATCGGGCAGATCGCGGAGAGAGACGCGGAGCTCGCCCGCATCCAGAATGCGATCAGCGAAACCGAAATCCAGATCCTGCAAATTGAAAGGGAGTTCCGGCAAACGGTGCTGACCGAACTGCGTCAGGTCGAACAGGAAGTCAACGACATGACGCAGCAGCTCCATGCGACGCTGGAGCAGCTCAGCAGGGTTGAAATCACGGCACCGGTTGCCGGGATTGTCCATGAACTCAGTGTCTTTACCATCGGCGGTGTCATCGGTCCGGGGGATCCGGTCCTGCAACTCATCCCTCAGGACGGTCACTTCGAGATTGAGGCCAATGTCGAGCCGCAATTCGTCGACGAAATCCATGCGGGACAACTGTCGAAGCTGCGCTTCTCCGCCTTCAATCAACGAACAACGCCCGAGATTGACGGTTCCGTGAAGACCGTGTCTCCCAACGTTGTGGTGAACGAGCAGACGGGGCAATCCTTCTACAAGGTGCGGATCGCGATTCCGGAGACCGAGCTAGCCCGGCTCAACGGCCACACGCTGATTTCCGGCATGCCCGTCGAAGCATTCATCAGGACCAAGGACCGCACCGCGCTCAATTACCTGACGAAGCCGTTGATGGACCAGATCAACCGGGCCTTTCGGGAGGAATGA
- a CDS encoding response regulator yields MLTSVKDEMTRVLIVDDHPLFSEALLGALRNVLPTVEMVDATSVGSAIEILEADKSFDLLLLDLNIPDADGFSGLMRIRGLFPRLPVVVVSGHDDPRVIEEALTYGIGGFIPKSSSKKDLAEAVKVVMDGDVYLPDDYKPQEPTGEDLERKDIIARIATLTPQQQRVLQMMRAGLLNKQIAYELDIGITTVKAHVSEILRKLNVYSRTKAVIEVSRLDAENLLEADESHRRAPTDT; encoded by the coding sequence ATGCTGACGAGCGTGAAGGACGAGATGACAAGGGTCTTGATAGTTGATGATCACCCGCTGTTCAGCGAAGCACTTCTGGGAGCCCTCAGGAACGTGCTTCCCACGGTCGAAATGGTTGACGCAACGAGCGTTGGATCGGCGATCGAGATCCTTGAAGCGGACAAGAGTTTCGACCTGCTCCTTCTGGACCTCAACATCCCGGACGCGGACGGGTTCAGCGGTCTGATGCGGATCCGGGGCCTGTTTCCGCGGCTTCCCGTTGTCGTCGTCTCGGGTCATGACGATCCCAGGGTCATCGAGGAAGCGCTGACCTACGGGATCGGCGGCTTTATTCCGAAATCCAGCAGCAAGAAGGACCTTGCCGAAGCCGTCAAGGTGGTCATGGACGGAGACGTCTATCTGCCGGACGACTACAAACCGCAGGAGCCGACGGGAGAGGATCTCGAACGCAAGGATATCATTGCCCGCATCGCAACGCTGACCCCGCAGCAGCAGCGCGTTCTGCAGATGATGCGCGCCGGCCTTCTCAACAAGCAGATCGCCTACGAACTCGATATCGGCATAACCACCGTCAAGGCGCATGTGTCGGAAATCCTGCGCAAACTGAATGTCTACAGCCGCACAAAGGCGGTGATTGAAGTCTCCCGGCTAGACGCCGAAAACCTTCTGGAAGCCGACGAGAGCCACCGGCGCGCTCCGACCGACACCTGA
- a CDS encoding hybrid sensor histidine kinase/response regulator → MSEVEKLKRINAALMERVERSMDQQGSSFSLFQTAIGLEKQVRQKTDELAFALRRLEHTNQELNTAKEAAEQANISKTRFLAAASHDILQPLNAASLSISTLADLQTTGEGRALAAQVENALATMDELLKTLLDISKLDSGVMVPEVRPLPLADMLNGLRDDFEAFAAERRLRIRFRFSRHQVLSDRTMLRRILQNIISNAVNYTPTGGVLVGTRKRGDRLRIDVVDTGIGISEEGLRHVFEEFYRGRQPKSVQKNICGGLGLGLSIVQRMATALGHELTVSSSSGKGSRFSLYVPLAEAGTAEQTGPAPAALRLPANTLAGARVLLLENDPAGIQAMESLLWRWQCSVRIASQRQEVDEILADETWRPDVVLADQHLDNGDLGTEIVEAVLTGPEQSMPVIFITADPDDDLTHKAGELNAELMYKPVKPAELRSLMASLLSPRRTGPAPPPV, encoded by the coding sequence TTGAGCGAAGTCGAAAAGCTGAAGCGGATAAATGCCGCGCTGATGGAGCGGGTGGAGCGGTCGATGGACCAGCAGGGCAGCTCCTTTTCGCTTTTTCAAACGGCCATTGGCCTGGAAAAGCAGGTCCGCCAGAAGACCGACGAACTGGCCTTTGCCCTGCGCCGGCTGGAACATACCAACCAGGAACTCAACACCGCCAAGGAAGCCGCGGAACAGGCCAACATTTCCAAGACGCGCTTTCTCGCCGCGGCCAGCCACGACATTCTGCAGCCACTCAACGCCGCGAGCCTGTCGATTTCGACCCTGGCCGACCTGCAGACCACGGGGGAGGGCCGCGCCCTTGCCGCCCAGGTCGAAAACGCGCTTGCCACCATGGACGAACTGCTCAAGACACTGCTCGACATTTCCAAGCTCGACAGCGGTGTCATGGTGCCGGAGGTCCGCCCGCTCCCGCTCGCCGACATGTTGAACGGACTTCGCGACGATTTCGAAGCCTTTGCCGCCGAGCGCAGATTGCGCATTCGCTTCAGGTTTTCCCGGCACCAGGTCCTGTCCGACCGGACGATGCTGAGACGGATCCTCCAGAACATCATTTCCAATGCCGTCAATTATACGCCCACCGGCGGTGTCCTGGTTGGAACGCGCAAACGCGGCGACCGGCTGCGGATCGACGTTGTCGACACCGGGATCGGCATTTCGGAGGAAGGGCTTCGCCACGTTTTCGAGGAATTCTATCGCGGCCGGCAGCCCAAATCGGTTCAGAAAAACATCTGCGGCGGCCTGGGGCTCGGACTCTCCATCGTTCAGCGCATGGCCACGGCGCTCGGTCACGAGCTCACGGTCAGCTCGTCGTCGGGGAAAGGCTCCCGCTTTTCCCTCTATGTCCCGCTTGCGGAGGCCGGCACCGCCGAGCAGACCGGCCCGGCGCCCGCGGCGTTGCGGTTGCCGGCCAATACCCTCGCCGGCGCACGCGTTCTGCTGCTGGAGAATGACCCGGCGGGCATCCAGGCCATGGAATCCCTGCTTTGGCGCTGGCAGTGCTCCGTCCGTATCGCCAGTCAGCGCCAGGAAGTCGACGAGATCCTCGCCGACGAAACCTGGCGGCCCGACGTTGTCCTGGCCGACCAGCACCTGGACAATGGCGATCTCGGCACGGAGATCGTGGAAGCGGTTCTGACCGGGCCGGAGCAGTCCATGCCGGTGATCTTCATCACGGCCGATCCGGATGACGACCTGACACACAAGGCAGGCGAACTGAACGCGGAGCTGATGTACAAGCCGGTAAAGCCCGCGGAACTGCGATCGCTGATGGCCAGTCTGCTGTCGCCGCGCCGGACGGGGCCTGCGCCCCCGCCGGTCTGA
- a CDS encoding FIST N-terminal domain-containing protein produces MKCERRTYSCGIVVVFGSELSVEDFADDLAAAAKEAEASLASIYFCQESFEPEALVAALRKHAPWLKYVGSSTAGEITPAGYSEGQIIAILFPNDRFQASAILIENISTCSMDDVVARISDTRRDFEEGLENDAPSIFSVLLIDGLSRAEEAFTSALYWSLNNIPLIGGSAGDNLRFRETSLIMNGRVATDAAIVIFMHSEVPFRVFKTDNFVPTSHKLVVTASDPDSRTVTELNAEPAAKAYAEAIGIDPESLGPMSFASHPVVVRVGGDYYCRSIQKLNPDGSLSFFCAIDDGIVLTIAQPMGMVESTGEKLREIEEDLGGIDVLLGFDCVLRRLDAQNRQSFSALSALYREYNVSGFCTYGEQFRSMHLNQTLTGIAFGPGPAD; encoded by the coding sequence TTGAAATGTGAACGCAGGACATATTCCTGCGGCATTGTCGTTGTGTTCGGAAGCGAACTGTCCGTGGAAGACTTCGCCGATGATCTCGCTGCCGCAGCGAAGGAGGCCGAGGCATCGCTGGCTTCGATATACTTCTGTCAGGAAAGCTTTGAACCGGAAGCGCTGGTGGCGGCGTTGCGCAAACACGCCCCCTGGCTGAAATACGTCGGCAGTTCGACCGCAGGAGAAATCACCCCTGCCGGCTATAGCGAAGGTCAGATTATCGCCATCCTGTTTCCGAACGACAGGTTCCAGGCGTCCGCGATTCTGATCGAGAATATCTCCACCTGCTCCATGGACGACGTCGTGGCGCGGATCAGCGACACCCGCCGGGACTTCGAGGAAGGGCTGGAGAACGACGCGCCGTCCATTTTCTCCGTTCTGTTGATAGACGGCCTTTCGCGTGCCGAGGAGGCCTTCACCTCGGCGCTCTACTGGAGCCTCAACAACATTCCTCTGATCGGCGGATCCGCAGGCGACAACCTGCGTTTCCGGGAAACCAGTCTCATCATGAACGGACGGGTCGCGACCGACGCGGCCATCGTCATTTTCATGCACAGCGAAGTGCCCTTCCGGGTGTTCAAGACCGACAATTTCGTGCCCACGAGTCACAAGCTGGTCGTGACCGCGTCGGATCCCGACAGCCGGACGGTCACGGAGTTGAACGCGGAGCCGGCGGCAAAAGCCTACGCGGAGGCGATCGGTATCGATCCGGAATCGCTCGGACCGATGAGTTTCGCTTCCCACCCCGTCGTTGTCCGGGTCGGTGGCGACTATTATTGCCGCTCCATCCAGAAGCTTAATCCCGACGGTTCCCTGTCGTTTTTCTGTGCCATCGACGACGGCATCGTGCTGACCATCGCCCAGCCGATGGGAATGGTGGAATCCACCGGCGAGAAATTGCGGGAAATCGAGGAGGACCTCGGCGGCATCGACGTATTGTTGGGCTTCGACTGCGTGCTGAGACGGCTGGATGCCCAGAACCGTCAGAGCTTTTCCGCACTTTCCGCGCTTTACCGGGAGTATAATGTTTCCGGTTTTTGCACCTACGGCGAACAGTTCCGCTCCATGCACCTAAACCAGACCCTGACGGGCATTGCATTCGGACCCGGACCGGCGGATTGA